The Manis javanica isolate MJ-LG chromosome 4, MJ_LKY, whole genome shotgun sequence genome contains a region encoding:
- the HROB gene encoding homologous recombination OB-fold protein isoform X2 — MACSLQKLFAVEEEFEDEDFLSAVEDAENQFAGPSLVTGGCLRPGSSRLQEAVQVQSSTQLPSCPTASSEASGLPAPGLLLTTSSMPRAARAPPSTGILPLRPVSTSSSWTGDQKSMTLTEVLKEPARPQSSASYPLLTFESEQQVIGGFEGSEQDEFDKVLASMDLEGPGVEVALGVSSEGTAVLPTWQQEDLVLAKKARVAALSRSCQKGPMPATHITGIISAQGDPSGPVVHCGTPQPHLRPGAMGSLPSSAASTVPAEQPHWEVCPKGPPLRGPQPLQAADRPVQSSPQNRWSSQSFQSPNACLSGKPHFCGPRTPSSSCSTPSRTISGLFPREPVRPRAPLSSVEYPVSAPKSPLSSLVSQTALQTPIVTNHLVQLVTAANRTPQQPPHPPTRIKTRRFPGPAGILPHQHSGKNLEEIMVSTPQTPTHGALAKFRTEIVTSSQASVEEDFGRGPWLAMKSALGLDERDPSCFLCTYSIIMVLRKAALKQLPRNKVPNMAVMIKSLTRSTMDASVVFKDPTGEMQGTMHRFLLETRQNELKPGSVLLLKQIGVFSPSLRNHYLNVTPNNLVHIYSPDSGDGNFLKPPQPFPKDSGSFHGLQHENMKARKGHITARNPDAGAPSEEELPEADDLDGLLSELPEDFFCGTSGWDCSRAGHPP; from the exons ATG gcATGCAGTTTGCAGAAGCTGTTCGCTGTGGAAGAGGAGTTTGAAGATGAG GATTTCTTGTCTGCTGTGGAGGATGCAGAGAACCAGTTTGCTGGGCCAAGCCTTGTGactggtgggtgcctgagacctggCTCTTCCAGGCTGCAGGAAGCTGTGCAGGTCCAGTCTTCCACGCAGCTGCCGTCATGCCCCACTGCTTCTTCAGAGGCCTCGGGCCTGCCAGCCCCGGGGCTCCTCCTTACTACCTCCAGCATGCCCAGGGCTGCCAGGGCTCCACCTTCCACAGGAATACTTCCCCTGAGGCCTGTCTCTACTTCCAGCAGCTGGACTGGTGACCAGAAAAGCATGACACTAACAGAAGTGCTCAAAGAACCAGCAAGACCCCAGTCCTCAGCCTCTTACCCCCTGCTTACCTTTGAGAGCGAACAGCAGGTGATTGGTGGCTTTGAGGGGTCTGAACAAGATGAATTCGATAAGGTGTTGGCAAGCATGGACCTGGAGGGGCCTGGCGTGGAGGTGGCACTTGGAGTCAGCAGTGAGGGCACAGCAGTCCTGCCTACCTGGCAGCAGGAGGACTTAGTATTGGCTAAAAAGGCCCGAGTAGCTGCTCTGAGCCGATCTTGCCAAAAGGGGCCCATGCCCGCCACCCACATAACTGGTATCATTTCAGCCCAGGGTGATCCTTCAGGGCCTGTTGTCCACTGTGGGACCCCACAGCCCCACTTGAGGCCTGGTGCCATGGGGAGTCTTCCTAGCTCAGCTGCCTCGACAGTTCCCGCTGAGCAGCCCCACTGGGAAGTCTGTCCCAAAGGTCCTCCTCTTCGAGGCCCCCAGCCTCTCCAAGCTGCTGACAGGCCTGTTCAGAGCAGCCCTCAAAATCGTTGGTCCAGTCAGTCATTCCAGTCTCCAAATGCCTGCTTAAGTGGCAAACCTCATTTCTGTGGACCACGAACTCCCAGCTCAAGCTGTTCTACTCCCTCAAGGACTATCTCTGGATTATTTCCTCGGGAGCCCGTACGACCCCGAGCTCCATTGTCTTCTGTCGAGTATCCTGTCAGCGCTCCAAAGAGCCCCCTTTCCTCTCTGGTTTCCCAAACAGCACTGCAGACGCCCATAGTCACCAACCACCTGGTGCAGCTGGTCACTGCTGCCAACCGGACACCCcagcagcccccccacccccccacccgtATCAAAACACGCCGCTTCCCTGGCCCAGCCGGGATCCTGCCTCACCAG CACAGTGGGAAGAATCTGGAGGAGATCATGGTTTCCACACCCCAGACTCCGACTCATGGGGCGCTAGCTAAATTCCGGACAGAG ATTGTTACGAGTTCCCAGGCATCAGTGGAAGAGGATTTTGGGCGAGGACCATGGCTGGCCATGAAATCTGCTCTGGGCCTGGATGAGAGAGACCCCAGCTGCTTCCTCTGTACCTACAGCATCATCATGGTGCTGCGGAAG GCAGCCCTGAAGCAGCTTCCCAGGAACAAGGTCCCCAACATGGCAGTGATGATCAAGTCCCTAACTCGGAGCACAATGGATGCCAGTGTGGTTTTCAAGGACCCTACGG GAGAAATGCAGGGTACCATGCACAGGTTCCTGCTCGAGACACGCCAGAATGAGCTGAAGCCTGGTTCAGTGCTGCTGCTAAAGCAG ATTGGAGTGTTTTCTCCTTCACTCAGAAATCACTACCTCAACGTGACACCCAACAACCTGGTCCATATTTACAGCCCAGATTCTGGGGATGGGAACTTCCTTAAGCCTCCTCAGCCTTTCCCCAAG GATTCAGGAAGTTTCCATGGCCTCCAACATGAAAACATGAAGGCTAGAAAAGGCCACATAACAGCACGGAACCCAGACGCAGGAGCACCCTCTGAGGAAGAACTCCCAGAAGCAG ATGACCTGGATGGACTCCTGAGTGAGCTCCCTGAGGACTTCTTCTGTGGGACCAGCGGTTGGGACTGCTCCAGGGCAGGGCACCCACCCTGA
- the HROB gene encoding homologous recombination OB-fold protein isoform X1: MRQVTSYLRVSCSGEKGSINLQDFLSAVEDAENQFAGPSLVTGGCLRPGSSRLQEAVQVQSSTQLPSCPTASSEASGLPAPGLLLTTSSMPRAARAPPSTGILPLRPVSTSSSWTGDQKSMTLTEVLKEPARPQSSASYPLLTFESEQQVIGGFEGSEQDEFDKVLASMDLEGPGVEVALGVSSEGTAVLPTWQQEDLVLAKKARVAALSRSCQKGPMPATHITGIISAQGDPSGPVVHCGTPQPHLRPGAMGSLPSSAASTVPAEQPHWEVCPKGPPLRGPQPLQAADRPVQSSPQNRWSSQSFQSPNACLSGKPHFCGPRTPSSSCSTPSRTISGLFPREPVRPRAPLSSVEYPVSAPKSPLSSLVSQTALQTPIVTNHLVQLVTAANRTPQQPPHPPTRIKTRRFPGPAGILPHQHSGKNLEEIMVSTPQTPTHGALAKFRTEIVTSSQASVEEDFGRGPWLAMKSALGLDERDPSCFLCTYSIIMVLRKAALKQLPRNKVPNMAVMIKSLTRSTMDASVVFKDPTGEMQGTMHRFLLETRQNELKPGSVLLLKQIGVFSPSLRNHYLNVTPNNLVHIYSPDSGDGNFLKPPQPFPKDSGSFHGLQHENMKARKGHITARNPDAGAPSEEELPEADDLDGLLSELPEDFFCGTSGWDCSRAGHPP, from the exons ATGAG GCAGGTGACATCATATCTGAGAGTGAGCTGTTCAGGGGAAAAGGGATCTATCAACCTCCAG GATTTCTTGTCTGCTGTGGAGGATGCAGAGAACCAGTTTGCTGGGCCAAGCCTTGTGactggtgggtgcctgagacctggCTCTTCCAGGCTGCAGGAAGCTGTGCAGGTCCAGTCTTCCACGCAGCTGCCGTCATGCCCCACTGCTTCTTCAGAGGCCTCGGGCCTGCCAGCCCCGGGGCTCCTCCTTACTACCTCCAGCATGCCCAGGGCTGCCAGGGCTCCACCTTCCACAGGAATACTTCCCCTGAGGCCTGTCTCTACTTCCAGCAGCTGGACTGGTGACCAGAAAAGCATGACACTAACAGAAGTGCTCAAAGAACCAGCAAGACCCCAGTCCTCAGCCTCTTACCCCCTGCTTACCTTTGAGAGCGAACAGCAGGTGATTGGTGGCTTTGAGGGGTCTGAACAAGATGAATTCGATAAGGTGTTGGCAAGCATGGACCTGGAGGGGCCTGGCGTGGAGGTGGCACTTGGAGTCAGCAGTGAGGGCACAGCAGTCCTGCCTACCTGGCAGCAGGAGGACTTAGTATTGGCTAAAAAGGCCCGAGTAGCTGCTCTGAGCCGATCTTGCCAAAAGGGGCCCATGCCCGCCACCCACATAACTGGTATCATTTCAGCCCAGGGTGATCCTTCAGGGCCTGTTGTCCACTGTGGGACCCCACAGCCCCACTTGAGGCCTGGTGCCATGGGGAGTCTTCCTAGCTCAGCTGCCTCGACAGTTCCCGCTGAGCAGCCCCACTGGGAAGTCTGTCCCAAAGGTCCTCCTCTTCGAGGCCCCCAGCCTCTCCAAGCTGCTGACAGGCCTGTTCAGAGCAGCCCTCAAAATCGTTGGTCCAGTCAGTCATTCCAGTCTCCAAATGCCTGCTTAAGTGGCAAACCTCATTTCTGTGGACCACGAACTCCCAGCTCAAGCTGTTCTACTCCCTCAAGGACTATCTCTGGATTATTTCCTCGGGAGCCCGTACGACCCCGAGCTCCATTGTCTTCTGTCGAGTATCCTGTCAGCGCTCCAAAGAGCCCCCTTTCCTCTCTGGTTTCCCAAACAGCACTGCAGACGCCCATAGTCACCAACCACCTGGTGCAGCTGGTCACTGCTGCCAACCGGACACCCcagcagcccccccacccccccacccgtATCAAAACACGCCGCTTCCCTGGCCCAGCCGGGATCCTGCCTCACCAG CACAGTGGGAAGAATCTGGAGGAGATCATGGTTTCCACACCCCAGACTCCGACTCATGGGGCGCTAGCTAAATTCCGGACAGAG ATTGTTACGAGTTCCCAGGCATCAGTGGAAGAGGATTTTGGGCGAGGACCATGGCTGGCCATGAAATCTGCTCTGGGCCTGGATGAGAGAGACCCCAGCTGCTTCCTCTGTACCTACAGCATCATCATGGTGCTGCGGAAG GCAGCCCTGAAGCAGCTTCCCAGGAACAAGGTCCCCAACATGGCAGTGATGATCAAGTCCCTAACTCGGAGCACAATGGATGCCAGTGTGGTTTTCAAGGACCCTACGG GAGAAATGCAGGGTACCATGCACAGGTTCCTGCTCGAGACACGCCAGAATGAGCTGAAGCCTGGTTCAGTGCTGCTGCTAAAGCAG ATTGGAGTGTTTTCTCCTTCACTCAGAAATCACTACCTCAACGTGACACCCAACAACCTGGTCCATATTTACAGCCCAGATTCTGGGGATGGGAACTTCCTTAAGCCTCCTCAGCCTTTCCCCAAG GATTCAGGAAGTTTCCATGGCCTCCAACATGAAAACATGAAGGCTAGAAAAGGCCACATAACAGCACGGAACCCAGACGCAGGAGCACCCTCTGAGGAAGAACTCCCAGAAGCAG ATGACCTGGATGGACTCCTGAGTGAGCTCCCTGAGGACTTCTTCTGTGGGACCAGCGGTTGGGACTGCTCCAGGGCAGGGCACCCACCCTGA